The genomic DNA CAAGTAAAACATAAAACCCCGCATCGGACCCGCTCATTCTAAAGGCCGTCGGAAGCATATATAAAAACGCCGTAGCAATTAAAACGCCACTACAAAAACTCAAAAGAGGGTTGATCTGTAAGGATTTTTTCTCCCAAACAATAGGAAGGAGAGCAAATACAAACGTGGTTAAAAATAATGTAACTGATGCAACTATGATCATAGAAATCTCATTATAGAGTATGGTGAGATTGAATCAAGTAGTCTTTAGGGTTTGGATTGACCTTTTAGTCTCAGATCAGAAATATACATGCCTACTGAAAGCCAAATGAGTGCAAACGCAAAGATCTTTGCCTTCTCAAAAGGCTCCCCATAGTAAAAAACTGCCAAAAAGAAGGTCGTCGTCGGCGTAATAAACTGCAAGATCCCAATTGTAGAAAGTTTAATTCTTTTAAGACTGAACAAGAAGAGAAGCAAAGGAACCGTAGTGATCACTCCGCACATAAAAAGCATCACCGAATCAAACCCGTTGTGTCCAAAAGAACTTCGCCCTTGGCCCTCAAGATAATACAAATAAGTTAAGGCCGGAACGAGCAAAAGGCTGGCCTCTTGAGCAAGTCCAATCACAGGATCCATGGGAGCAATCTTTCTAACAAATCCATAGAGCGCAAAAGAAAGGGCAATCACTAAAGATATCCAAGGCAAGTAACCAATACTGATGATGAGGGACAAAACACCAATGGCCGCCACGGCCACGGCCCACTTCTGAAGTTTTGAAAGCTTTTCCTTTAGGATCAAGCTACCCAAAAATATATTTAAAATTGGATTGATGTAATAACCCAGCGAAGTATCGAGGATATGGTTTTCATTGACCGCCCAAATAAAGATCAACCAATTGGTAGAAATTAAAATCGTAGTTAAGAGCAGAGTAAAAA from Bdellovibrionota bacterium includes the following:
- the rarD gene encoding EamA family transporter RarD gives rise to the protein MKTSSDDSKGLLAAITCYMLWGLVPIFWKQLKHIPALELINHRVIWSVVILLVIILAQKRFKTYVHGFLTAKSFFTLLLTTILISTNWLIFIWAVNENHILDTSLGYYINPILNIFLGSLILKEKLSKLQKWAVAVAAIGVLSLIISIGYLPWISLVIALSFALYGFVRKIAPMDPVIGLAQEASLLLVPALTYLYYLEGQGRSSFGHNGFDSVMLFMCGVITTVPLLLFLFSLKRIKLSTIGILQFITPTTTFFLAVFYYGEPFEKAKIFAFALIWLSVGMYISDLRLKGQSKP